Part of the Candidatus Poribacteria bacterium genome is shown below.
CGCAAGGATCTCCTTCAAATTCGGATAGGGCGGTTCCTCCCCGGCTCTTGCACCGCCCATGTGGTGGCAGAGAAAGGTGACGGAAGGGAACTGTGCCGCCAATTTGCGTAACGGCGCCTGCAGCTGAGGTCCCATTGCGAGGCTGGAAATCAACCCGCGATCTGCCGTAGTCTGAAAGAATCGCTGCCCTTCATCCGTAAAGAACCAACTGCCATCGTCGTCGCCCCTGAAGTAGTGTGTGTATCCCTTCAATGCGTATTTATCCGCTGCCTCCGCGAGCCGATCTGCGGCACCCGGAGTATGGTAGGTATCCGTCCACGAACAATCAACATCGGCGAACTGAATGATACGGTCCGGATACTGCTTGGAACACTCAAAGATATAGTCGTTATTATCCGGGTTGTGATCTATTCTGGCACATACCAGAACAGCTTGATCAACGCCGTGCCGGTCCATCTCATGGAGCAGCTGTTCAATCCTGCCACGGCTATCGCCATCAGGAACAGGGGGTTGGTAGGGCCAACGTGGCCATGCGTGACTGTGTGAATCAATAATCATAGACTTTCCCTCAATTGATAGTAGTATAATCCGAATCTACCACCCAAAAACCCCAACGAGATAATAGGCATCGCATTCAGGTGCTCAATGAACCAATGAACCAATGAACTAAAAAGTGGCGCGTCCAACACCTGTGTTCCCCGCTGCATCGGTGACACGAATGGTGATGGTATGTTCACCGGCTGGTAGGGTGTTGGTGTGAAGTGATAGAGTTTCGCGCTTGGAGTCGAAGATGCCGTCGTCGGGGAAGATGACCTGCCACTCTTCGTCGCTGTCAATTTTGTAAACCGCTTTCTGGATGTAACTGAACGGATCCGCCGCCGTACAGGTGATCTGATAGGTTTGATCTTCATTTGCTGTCGCAGCTATATCAGTGACCAACGGTTGACTGTTATCAATATCAAAGGGATCGCTAATCTTCTCGGTAGATTTCGCGAAGTTGGGCGGATTGCTGAGCTTGTCCGTCGCGCTGACTTTAATGACATAACGTCCGTCAGACATTAAGGTGGTATCCAAAGCATGACTGCTCTTCTTCAACTCTTCCTTGAGGAGTTTCCAACTTGTCTCTTCGACTCCCTTGTAATAGACGTTAAACTGCAGCGTATCATTATTGTCATCCTTCACCTTCCACGCCGCAGTGTATTTTGTACTATCCCCTTCTGGATTGGAAGGTGCCCGACTTTCCCGCGGCATACTAACGCCCTTGGGCGGACTTGGTGTGTCGGAGGCACCGCCTCGACGGACTTCAACCGAGGTGAATCGTGGCTCGGTATTGGCTTGAACAGAAGCGACACTCACTTTTTTGAGGACAGGTGTCGCGGATAGCTCACTCGTTGTGAGTTTGGCACGCCACTGAATGTACCGAGCGGCGGGACTGGTAATTTGGGACCCTTCTGAGGCCGTCAGTTCTTCTGACCAGTCGGTCCATGTACCATTCGGTTTCTCTGTGTTACCGGATCGGGTGACAAAAGAGACAACTGTTCCTTCGGGTATAACGGCTTCCCACGACAACTTACCCCATCGCGAAATAACCTTTGTATCGTGTGCCTTGGAGTCAAGCGTTCCCTCAGCGAGGTAATCCGATTTCAATTCAAAAATCTTCCCAGCATTCCCTGTAGCAAGCAAGAGTTTATTTGAATTTGTGGTGCGGTGCATCGCCACAATCTGGCTCGCACTACATTTGCCCTTAAAGACAGAATCGCCATCTGTGTTGACCCAATACAGCTTCCCCTTATCCCCTGTACCGATGTAAAGGCCTTTCTCCGAATCAACTACCATCGACAGAATCAGAGGCTCGGGCACCTCCCACATGACCGACACGATACCATCTGGCTCAATCTTATAGACCCTTGACTTCTTTTCTTCACTATTACGATTGCCGGACGGTGAAGGACCGGGCGGACCGGGCGGCGGACCACCGGGCTGCGGCGCTGCTGTCGTGACAGTTCCGGCATAGATTACTCCATGCGCCCCGATAACAAGCCTGCGTACCTCTTTCTGCCCGGTTTGATAGATCACAGATGCCGCGCCGTCCTCTGTTTTGACGCTATAGATAGTGCCTTTACCATCGCTCCCGGCATACAGCATTCCCTGATGATAGAGCAAACATAACATATTACGTTCATCGGAATCATAGAGAACACTGGTCTTTCCATCAGGCGTAACCTTGTAGATCTTTCCACCGGTTCCGGTCGATGCGTATAAGTTCCCTGCGTCATCAAAGGTCATCGCCCAAACGTACTTCTCCTCAGAACTGAGTATCGTCGTCGGCGGGGTGCTACTGTCCGTGAGCTTGTAGATTAACCCGTCCGGGGCAGTACCGGCGTAGATGTTGTCATTGGGGTCGATAGCCAACGTCAAGATCGCAACTTCTGGTGAATCGTAAAAGAGCGACGACTCGCCATCGGGCGTAATTCGGTATATCTTGCCCCTATTTCCTGTGCCGGCATAGATGTTTCCTTTGGAATCCTCGGCGAGGCACCAGACATATATCTCCTTGGTATC
Proteins encoded:
- a CDS encoding amidohydrolase, producing MIIDSHSHAWPRWPYQPPVPDGDSRGRIEQLLHEMDRHGVDQAVLVCARIDHNPDNNDYIFECSKQYPDRIIQFADVDCSWTDTYHTPGAADRLAEAADKYALKGYTHYFRGDDDGSWFFTDEGQRFFQTTADRGLISSLAMGPQLQAPLRKLAAQFPSVTFLCHHMGGARAGEEPPYPNLKEILASANTPNINIKMSGFGYVSQAPSEYPYSDTGWIVRALYEHFGPDRLCWGSDYPVVRSYMTYQHSLEAFRTHCTFIPDADKERILGDSLHRLLTVGQGG